From Hymenobacter sedentarius, a single genomic window includes:
- a CDS encoding HlyD family secretion protein: MAQTEITPAVQNDPAPYPNATTTDTGVPMEEPKRRNPLIMIVLALILLGGAYYGWTRYQYAKAHESTDDAQVEGDVYPILPRVGGPVLEVKVEDNQPVKKGDVLVTLDAADYQQRVNAAEAALAAAQAQVAAARAGVATASANVRSAQTSIGVSEANQAKLQKDLKRSTFLRKQDIIPQSEYDAVQANLRATSAQRATASEQVGVARQQVAAAQQQIAVAQAVVKQRQADLDNAKLQLSYTTIVAPGNGVVSKKNVQPGQVVAPGQQLMGLVASEKTWVIANFKETQLEDMKVGQPVKLEVDAYPHEDFQGHIASLSAATGARFALLPPDNASGNFVKVTQRIPVKIELDKIDPEHPLRAGMSVNATVQVK; encoded by the coding sequence ATGGCCCAGACTGAAATTACTCCCGCTGTGCAAAACGACCCCGCTCCGTACCCCAACGCGACCACTACCGACACCGGCGTGCCCATGGAGGAGCCCAAGCGGCGCAACCCGCTTATTATGATTGTGCTGGCGCTGATACTGCTGGGCGGCGCCTACTACGGCTGGACGCGCTACCAGTACGCCAAAGCCCACGAAAGCACCGACGACGCCCAGGTAGAAGGCGACGTGTACCCGATTCTGCCCCGCGTGGGGGGGCCGGTGCTCGAAGTGAAGGTGGAAGACAACCAACCCGTGAAAAAAGGTGACGTGCTGGTGACCCTGGACGCTGCCGACTACCAGCAGCGCGTGAACGCCGCTGAAGCGGCCTTGGCAGCTGCTCAGGCACAGGTGGCCGCCGCTCGTGCCGGCGTGGCTACGGCTAGCGCCAACGTGCGCTCTGCCCAAACCAGCATCGGCGTAAGCGAGGCCAACCAGGCAAAGCTGCAGAAAGACCTCAAGCGCAGCACCTTCCTGCGCAAGCAGGACATCATTCCGCAGAGTGAGTACGATGCCGTGCAGGCCAACCTGCGCGCCACCAGCGCCCAGCGCGCCACCGCTTCCGAGCAAGTGGGCGTGGCCCGCCAGCAAGTAGCGGCGGCCCAGCAGCAGATTGCCGTGGCGCAGGCCGTGGTGAAGCAGCGCCAGGCCGACCTCGATAACGCCAAGCTGCAGCTGAGCTACACTACCATCGTAGCCCCTGGCAACGGCGTGGTGAGCAAGAAAAATGTGCAGCCCGGCCAGGTAGTGGCTCCCGGCCAGCAGCTCATGGGCTTGGTGGCCAGCGAGAAAACCTGGGTCATTGCCAACTTCAAGGAAACTCAGCTGGAAGACATGAAAGTGGGCCAGCCCGTGAAGCTTGAAGTAGATGCCTACCCCCACGAGGATTTTCAGGGGCACATCGCCTCGCTGTCGGCCGCTACCGGCGCCCGCTTTGCGCTGCTGCCCCCCGACAACGCCAGCGGCAACTTCGTGAAAGTGACCCAGCGCATCCCTGTAAAAATTGAGCTCGACAAAATTGACCCCGAGCACCCCTTGCGCGCCGGCATGAGCGTGAACGCCACGGTGCAGGTGAAGTAG
- a CDS encoding S8 family peptidase, with amino-acid sequence MQKSYLNIRLASWLLSGSLLTTSALFTACSRDEVAPADVKAGAVAVADSRAGTVIPGKYIVVLKDAAVATSAADSYQDKVKKVKAAAQGLMHGKGLRAESVSAAYGHVIKGFAASLTAQEAATLALDSQVKYIEEDRTITLNQQPTPRGNVSANGDGIIWWNPGPAPLPLPVPTSPLPAPSPLPVPTPAPAPAPVPTPAPAPTPTPAPAPVPAPAPTPAPAPAPTPAPAPVPTPAPAPTPAPAPTPAPAPAPTPTPAPTPAPAPAPTPAPTPTPNPGSTQTTPYGIARVGTGDGTGKTAWIIDTGIDLSHPDLNVDAARSRSFLTSGSNFSSPQDANGHGTHVAGTIGAKNNDFGVVGVAANATVIAVRVLDETGSGASSGVIAGIDYVAANGKAGDVANMSLGGGVSQAIDDAVIAASNKGILFAVAAGNSSTDVSQSSPGRANGPNIFTVSAMDQTDTWASFSNFGSSVDVCMPGVFINSTYLGGGYTTMSGTSMATPHMAGVLLMTGKAFRISGAVKNDPDGNADPIAHL; translated from the coding sequence ATGCAAAAATCATATTTGAACATTCGCCTTGCTTCCTGGCTCCTGAGCGGTTCGCTGCTCACGACTTCTGCCCTGTTTACTGCCTGCTCGCGCGATGAGGTAGCCCCCGCCGACGTCAAAGCCGGAGCGGTAGCCGTAGCCGACTCCCGCGCTGGCACCGTGATTCCCGGCAAATACATTGTGGTGCTGAAAGACGCCGCCGTCGCCACCTCGGCCGCTGACAGCTACCAGGACAAGGTGAAAAAAGTAAAGGCCGCTGCCCAGGGCCTGATGCATGGCAAGGGCTTGCGCGCCGAATCGGTAAGTGCCGCTTACGGCCATGTGATAAAGGGCTTTGCTGCCAGCCTCACGGCTCAGGAAGCCGCCACGCTGGCCCTCGACAGCCAAGTGAAATACATTGAGGAAGACCGCACCATTACCCTCAACCAGCAGCCGACACCCCGCGGCAACGTTAGTGCCAACGGCGACGGAATAATCTGGTGGAACCCCGGTCCGGCTCCTTTGCCCCTACCAGTACCCACGTCGCCGTTGCCGGCTCCTTCGCCTCTACCAGTTCCGACGCCGGCTCCTGCACCCGCTCCGGTGCCGACCCCAGCGCCTGCTCCTACGCCGACTCCGGCACCTGCACCAGTACCTGCTCCAGCACCTACTCCTGCGCCCGCTCCGGCTCCCACGCCTGCTCCCGCTCCTGTGCCTACTCCGGCTCCCGCTCCTACGCCGGCACCAGCTCCAACCCCCGCGCCGGCTCCTGCTCCTACGCCGACTCCGGCACCTACGCCAGCACCCGCTCCAGCGCCTACTCCAGCTCCGACCCCTACTCCTAACCCAGGCTCTACCCAGACCACGCCTTATGGCATCGCTCGGGTTGGCACGGGCGATGGCACGGGCAAAACGGCCTGGATTATCGACACGGGCATCGACCTTAGCCACCCCGACCTGAACGTGGACGCTGCCCGCAGCCGCTCCTTCCTGACCAGCGGCTCCAACTTCTCCTCGCCGCAGGATGCCAACGGCCACGGCACGCACGTAGCCGGCACCATTGGCGCCAAGAACAACGACTTCGGCGTGGTTGGGGTAGCTGCCAATGCCACCGTAATCGCTGTGCGCGTACTCGACGAGACGGGCAGCGGTGCTTCCTCGGGTGTTATTGCTGGTATCGACTATGTGGCCGCCAACGGCAAAGCCGGTGACGTGGCCAACATGAGCCTCGGCGGCGGTGTATCGCAAGCCATCGACGACGCGGTAATTGCCGCTTCCAACAAGGGCATCCTGTTCGCCGTGGCCGCTGGCAACAGCTCCACCGACGTTAGCCAGAGCTCGCCAGGGCGCGCTAATGGCCCGAACATCTTCACGGTTTCGGCCATGGACCAGACCGATACCTGGGCTTCGTTCTCGAACTTCGGCTCGTCGGTTGACGTGTGCATGCCCGGCGTATTCATCAACTCGACCTACCTGGGCGGCGGCTACACCACGATGAGCGGCACCTCAATGGCCACGCCCCACATGGCCGGCGTGCTGCTGATGACTGGCAAGGCGTTCCGAATCAGCGGTGCCGTGAAGAACGACCCTGACGGCAACGCCGACCCGATTGCGCACCTCTAA
- a CDS encoding BlaI/MecI/CopY family transcriptional regulator, translating to MDPSSFPELTRAEEQVMQVLWRRGPSFVKDVLAELPAPAPAYNTVSTIIRILETKGFVDHEAFGRTHRYFVLVAQDDYRRFSLRKLLGGHFGNSFSRLVSFFAKEENLDAAQLDELLRHASHPENPDSDEPNQPA from the coding sequence ATGGACCCTTCCTCTTTTCCTGAACTCACCCGCGCCGAAGAGCAGGTAATGCAGGTGCTCTGGCGCCGCGGCCCCTCCTTCGTGAAGGACGTGCTGGCCGAGCTGCCGGCCCCCGCGCCGGCCTACAATACGGTGTCCACCATCATCCGCATTCTGGAAACCAAGGGCTTTGTCGACCACGAAGCTTTCGGGCGCACCCACCGCTACTTCGTGCTGGTAGCTCAGGACGACTACCGCCGATTCTCGCTGCGCAAGCTGCTGGGGGGCCACTTCGGCAACTCATTTAGTCGCCTGGTTTCCTTCTTCGCCAAGGAAGAAAACCTGGACGCCGCCCAGCTCGACGAGCTGCTCCGCCACGCTTCTCACCCCGAAAACCCCGATTCCGATGAACCCAACCAGCCTGCTTAA
- a CDS encoding DHA2 family efflux MFS transporter permease subunit has translation METGFTKWIIVVTVVLCCLLELIDTSIVNVALTQMMGNLSATQQEVTWVVASYGIANVIVIPMTGFLAEQFGRKNYYFASVLLFTIASMACGQSTNIWELVAFRFIQGIGGGALMATSQAILIDTFPPKQLPLGQALFGMGVIIGPTIGPTLGGYIVDNYDWPWIFYVNVPVGILAAIFTALFIRDPERIKNAIPRPLREIDWAGVGLLILGVGSLQLVLEQGETEDWFESAYINTFAVLAAIGLIGFVWRELTARQPIVDLRVLGKSRNLAVGAILSFVLGFGMFASVFIFPIFTQRILGFTAAQTGYMLLPGALASGFMMPVIGRMLQAGVPQKFMIPVGFFIFFGFTFWMAKIISPTAGEDDFFWPLMVRGLGMGLIFLPITTMSLAGLKGKDAGQAAGLTGMIRQLGGSFGVAIVGTYLERSIAQNRISPLAHISLYDTNTVQRIQAFTQNFLAHGFPLEQARQQAYAALEGILMKQVSIITYSQVFSMIGLFFVICLPLVLLIKRAKTSEKIDLNAAH, from the coding sequence ATGGAAACCGGATTTACCAAGTGGATTATCGTCGTGACGGTGGTCCTCTGCTGCTTGCTGGAGCTGATTGATACCAGCATTGTGAACGTGGCCCTGACCCAGATGATGGGCAACCTCTCGGCCACGCAGCAGGAAGTGACCTGGGTGGTGGCCTCCTACGGCATCGCCAACGTGATTGTGATTCCGATGACCGGCTTCCTGGCCGAGCAGTTCGGGCGCAAAAACTACTATTTCGCGTCGGTGCTCCTCTTCACTATTGCCTCCATGGCGTGCGGGCAGAGCACCAACATCTGGGAGCTGGTGGCCTTCCGCTTCATCCAGGGCATCGGGGGCGGCGCACTGATGGCTACTTCGCAGGCTATTCTGATTGATACGTTCCCGCCCAAGCAATTGCCGCTGGGCCAGGCCCTGTTTGGCATGGGCGTCATTATCGGCCCTACCATCGGCCCCACGCTGGGCGGCTACATCGTAGACAACTACGACTGGCCCTGGATTTTCTACGTGAACGTGCCGGTGGGCATTTTGGCGGCCATTTTCACGGCGCTGTTCATCCGCGACCCGGAGCGCATCAAAAACGCCATTCCCCGGCCTTTGCGCGAGATTGACTGGGCGGGCGTGGGCTTGCTGATTCTGGGCGTGGGCTCGCTGCAGCTGGTGCTGGAGCAGGGCGAAACCGAGGACTGGTTCGAAAGTGCCTACATCAACACCTTTGCGGTGCTGGCGGCCATTGGCCTCATCGGTTTCGTGTGGCGCGAGCTCACGGCCCGTCAGCCCATCGTGGACCTGCGGGTGCTGGGCAAAAGCCGCAACCTGGCGGTGGGCGCCATCCTGTCGTTCGTGCTGGGCTTCGGCATGTTTGCCTCGGTGTTCATCTTCCCGATTTTCACCCAGCGCATCCTGGGCTTCACGGCGGCCCAAACGGGCTACATGCTGCTGCCGGGCGCGTTGGCTTCTGGTTTCATGATGCCCGTTATCGGGCGGATGCTGCAGGCGGGCGTGCCCCAGAAGTTTATGATTCCGGTGGGCTTCTTCATCTTCTTCGGCTTCACCTTCTGGATGGCGAAAATCATTTCGCCCACCGCCGGCGAGGATGACTTCTTCTGGCCCCTGATGGTGCGCGGCCTGGGCATGGGCCTGATTTTCCTGCCCATTACGACGATGTCATTAGCCGGCCTGAAAGGCAAGGACGCCGGCCAGGCGGCGGGCCTCACCGGCATGATTCGCCAGCTCGGGGGCTCGTTCGGCGTGGCCATTGTGGGCACGTACCTGGAGCGCAGCATCGCCCAGAACCGCATCAGCCCCCTGGCCCACATCTCGCTCTACGACACCAACACCGTGCAGCGCATCCAGGCCTTCACCCAGAACTTCCTCGCCCACGGCTTCCCGCTGGAGCAAGCCCGCCAGCAGGCCTACGCCGCCCTCGAAGGCATTCTGATGAAGCAAGTATCCATCATCACCTACTCGCAGGTGTTTTCGATGATTGGTCTCTTCTTCGTCATCTGCCTGCCGCTGGTGCTGCTCATCAAGCGCGCCAAAACCAGCGAGAAGATTGATTTGAATGCGGCCCACTAA
- a CDS encoding S8 family serine peptidase, whose amino-acid sequence MKDAAVATSPSDDYQEKVKKVKAAAQGLLKGKGLRPDAVGVAYGHVLKGFAASLTPQQAADLARDGQVSYVEADRIITLGKPLKAPRSTAPAPAPAPAPTEPAPAPAPAPTDPAPAPTAPAPAPTDPSIIYQPVPYGVARVGTGDGTGKTAWIIDTGIDLSHPDLNVDATRSRSFLTSGADYYTAQDANGHGTHVAGTIGAKNNDFGVVGVAANATVVAVRVLDANGSGSSSDVIAGIDYVAANGKAGDVANMSLGGGLSQALDDAVLNASNKGILFALAAGNSALDANQSSPGRVNGPNIFTVSAMDQADAWAYFSNFGNPPIDVCMPGYNIYSTYIGGGYATMSGTSMATPHMAGVLLLRGRSFSTSGTVKNDPDGNPDPIAHL is encoded by the coding sequence TTGAAAGACGCCGCAGTGGCTACTTCGCCCTCCGACGACTATCAGGAGAAAGTAAAGAAAGTAAAAGCAGCCGCCCAGGGCTTGCTGAAAGGCAAAGGCCTTCGCCCGGATGCAGTAGGCGTTGCTTATGGCCATGTACTGAAGGGCTTCGCCGCTAGCCTCACGCCGCAGCAAGCAGCTGACTTGGCCCGCGATGGCCAAGTGAGCTACGTAGAGGCCGACCGCATCATCACCTTGGGCAAGCCCTTGAAAGCTCCCAGAAGTACGGCTCCTGCCCCGGCCCCGGCACCTGCCCCGACTGAGCCAGCACCCGCACCTGCCCCCGCTCCTACCGATCCCGCCCCGGCTCCCACAGCCCCAGCCCCGGCTCCCACTGACCCCAGCATTATTTATCAGCCTGTGCCTTACGGCGTGGCCCGGGTTGGCACGGGCGATGGCACGGGCAAAACGGCCTGGATTATCGACACGGGCATCGACCTGAGCCACCCCGACCTGAACGTTGACGCTACCCGCAGCCGCTCCTTCCTCACCAGCGGTGCCGACTATTACACCGCCCAGGATGCCAACGGCCACGGCACGCACGTAGCCGGCACCATTGGCGCCAAGAACAACGACTTCGGCGTAGTTGGGGTGGCAGCCAATGCTACGGTAGTAGCCGTGCGCGTGCTCGACGCCAACGGCAGCGGTTCCTCTTCGGATGTCATTGCCGGCATCGACTATGTGGCGGCCAACGGCAAAGCCGGTGACGTGGCCAACATGAGCCTCGGCGGCGGCCTTTCGCAGGCACTTGATGATGCCGTGCTCAACGCTTCCAACAAGGGCATCCTGTTTGCCCTGGCCGCAGGCAACAGCGCTTTGGATGCCAACCAGAGCTCGCCGGGCCGCGTGAACGGCCCGAACATCTTCACCGTCTCGGCCATGGACCAGGCCGACGCATGGGCGTACTTCTCGAATTTCGGCAACCCGCCCATTGATGTGTGCATGCCCGGCTACAACATCTATTCTACTTACATCGGCGGTGGCTACGCCACGATGAGCGGCACCTCGATGGCCACGCCCCACATGGCCGGCGTGCTGCTGCTGCGCGGCCGCAGCTTCTCAACCAGCGGCACGGTGAAGAACGACCCCGACGGCAACCCCGACCCGATTGCGCACCTCTAA
- a CDS encoding M56 family metallopeptidase yields MNPTSLLNWMLLSTVLLGAWWLCYRVALRQERSFAYNRAYLVLGPLLAAGLPLLPVAWPAGWGAGTFGALPKAAAVLLPTVQISPAGPAEAVELGWVFWLSVIYAAGVVFTLGRLGWELGQLWLKTRALPREPGADYALARTHGLLPTSSFGRVVFWDETLPLSAAEAHQVLSHELAHVRQGHTYDRLLLELLRAALWFNPFVHLCGRALALTHEYLADEAALRADSAVPSAFSSSRSYAHLLARQVATRLGFSIPLAHTFSHSQTLRRIAMIQKTSPISRWKQWLALPLLAALVTIVASGQTAAQQGPPRAPKLTTSRQESTPPPPPPPAEVPGVPSAQSPEKVYTYVEQMPQMPGGGNNKAIVDYIQSKLVYPNVAPADRKEGMVFVSFTVSKAGQVKDARIIKGLSAEYDAAVIKAVQQLPRFIPGKQDGKAVDVSFTHPIQFVTGSPNSK; encoded by the coding sequence ATGAACCCAACCAGCCTGCTTAATTGGATGCTGCTCAGCACGGTGCTGCTGGGGGCGTGGTGGCTCTGCTACCGGGTAGCCTTGCGCCAGGAGCGCAGCTTTGCCTATAACCGGGCGTATCTGGTGCTGGGGCCGCTGCTGGCGGCGGGGCTGCCGCTGCTGCCCGTGGCTTGGCCCGCGGGCTGGGGCGCGGGCACGTTTGGCGCGTTGCCCAAGGCCGCGGCGGTCTTGCTGCCCACTGTGCAGATAAGCCCGGCGGGGCCCGCCGAAGCGGTGGAGTTGGGCTGGGTATTTTGGCTCAGTGTGATTTACGCGGCCGGAGTGGTCTTCACGCTGGGGCGGTTGGGCTGGGAATTGGGCCAATTGTGGCTCAAGACCCGGGCGCTGCCCCGCGAGCCCGGTGCCGACTATGCGCTGGCCCGCACCCACGGCCTGCTGCCCACCAGCTCGTTTGGCCGGGTGGTGTTTTGGGACGAGACCCTGCCGCTGAGCGCCGCCGAGGCCCACCAGGTGCTGAGCCACGAACTGGCCCACGTGCGCCAGGGCCACACCTACGACCGCCTCCTGCTGGAGCTGCTACGCGCCGCGCTGTGGTTCAACCCCTTCGTGCATCTGTGCGGCCGGGCGCTGGCCCTCACCCACGAGTATCTGGCCGACGAAGCCGCCCTGCGCGCCGACTCGGCGGTGCCGTCCGCTTTTTCATCTTCTCGTTCCTACGCTCACCTTTTGGCCCGGCAAGTGGCCACCCGCCTCGGTTTCTCCATCCCGCTTGCGCACACCTTTTCCCATTCCCAAACCTTACGTCGCATCGCCATGATACAGAAAACATCCCCTATTTCTCGCTGGAAGCAGTGGCTCGCGTTGCCGTTGCTGGCCGCACTAGTTACCATTGTTGCCAGCGGTCAGACGGCTGCACAGCAGGGCCCTCCCCGTGCGCCTAAACTCACTACATCAAGGCAGGAGAGCACGCCGCCCCCACCTCCACCGCCAGCCGAAGTTCCGGGCGTGCCCTCGGCCCAATCACCCGAGAAGGTATATACCTACGTGGAGCAAATGCCGCAAATGCCCGGTGGCGGCAATAATAAAGCCATTGTGGACTACATTCAGAGCAAGTTGGTGTACCCCAACGTAGCGCCCGCTGACCGTAAAGAGGGTATGGTGTTTGTCAGTTTCACCGTGTCGAAAGCGGGGCAGGTAAAGGATGCAAGAATCATCAAAGGCTTGTCGGCTGAATACGATGCGGCCGTGATAAAAGCGGTGCAGCAACTGCCCCGCTTCATTCCTGGCAAACAGGATGGCAAAGCCGTGGACGTCAGTTTCACGCACCCCATTCAGTTTGTAACCGGTAGCCCGAACTCAAAATAA
- a CDS encoding RNA polymerase sigma factor yields the protein MFFRRSSSAAAPPSDQELLARYRQHGDVADLGLLYDRYLPEAFAVCRRYLAPPDEDAQDAVMQLFEHLVKVLRTHAPDNFPAWLHTTARNHCLMQLRARKRGGPSAGPLILTYPDAADVETAGARHLLEQDATAEEAENTEARLQSMEAALAQLPAAQRRCLELFYLEKKCYRDIATETGLELNLVRSHLQNGKRMLRRQLDPPVPPPAAASPPSTATPQSPLHVAR from the coding sequence ATGTTCTTCCGCCGCTCCTCGTCTGCTGCTGCGCCTCCCTCCGACCAGGAGCTGCTGGCCCGCTACCGCCAGCACGGCGACGTAGCCGACCTGGGCCTGCTCTACGACCGGTACCTACCCGAAGCCTTCGCCGTGTGCCGCCGCTACCTCGCCCCGCCCGACGAAGACGCCCAGGACGCCGTGATGCAGCTCTTCGAGCACTTGGTGAAAGTGCTGCGCACGCACGCGCCCGACAACTTTCCGGCCTGGCTGCACACCACCGCCCGCAACCATTGCCTGATGCAGCTGCGGGCCCGCAAGCGCGGCGGCCCCAGCGCTGGCCCGCTCATTCTTACGTATCCCGATGCCGCGGATGTGGAAACCGCCGGGGCCCGGCATCTGCTTGAGCAGGACGCTACCGCCGAAGAGGCCGAAAATACCGAAGCGCGCCTGCAAAGCATGGAAGCGGCCCTGGCTCAACTTCCGGCCGCGCAACGCCGCTGCCTCGAATTATTTTACCTGGAAAAGAAGTGCTACCGTGACATTGCCACCGAAACCGGCCTGGAGCTGAACCTGGTGCGGAGCCACCTGCAAAACGGCAAGCGCATGCTGCGACGCCAACTCGACCCGCCCGTTCCGCCGCCTGCCGCCGCTTCGCCTCCTTCCACTGCTACTCCTCAAAGCCCGCTCCATGTTGCCCGCTGA
- a CDS encoding universal stress protein translates to MNLSTILCPLDFSAASSGLVAYAAALAVATGAELRLLHVCEPQEDLAGRLPGAPASASPVPCIERLTGFRADAEQAGAAHVHTGIVQGEAASEIIAEASRQKADLIVIGAHGQTGLTRFLMGSTAEIVLRTAPCATLLVRASHQPETGK, encoded by the coding sequence ATGAACCTCTCCACCATCCTTTGTCCGCTCGATTTCTCGGCTGCGTCGTCGGGGCTGGTGGCCTATGCAGCGGCTTTGGCCGTGGCAACCGGGGCCGAGCTGCGGCTGCTGCACGTGTGCGAGCCGCAGGAAGACTTGGCGGGCCGGCTGCCTGGCGCCCCGGCTTCGGCCAGCCCCGTGCCCTGCATTGAGCGGCTGACGGGCTTTCGAGCCGATGCCGAGCAGGCCGGGGCGGCCCACGTGCACACCGGCATTGTGCAGGGCGAAGCCGCCTCCGAAATTATTGCCGAAGCCAGCCGGCAGAAAGCCGACTTAATTGTTATCGGAGCGCACGGCCAAACGGGCCTGACGCGCTTCCTGATGGGCAGCACCGCCGAAATCGTGCTGCGCACCGCCCCGTGCGCCACCCTGCTGGTGCGCGCCTCTCACCAACCAGAAACCGGAAAATAA
- a CDS encoding porin family protein, which translates to MKFSRLSGGLAAACLLISAVAGSASAQGARDAYGNPKAAPSPRPMGTVRRASVGSQPSYSAPASSSTSGVRFGFRGGLNLSDVQGDAVKSFTDLAGYAPDGTITRQMRPGFYAGVYATLPLGPSFAIEPGVSYSEKGTVLQGKVPVPALDFLNTKVTGTARLAYVDVPVLAKVFVTPGFYLYAGPQASFLVSGKARVEAGALGFTAYKQDFDISDQIRKVDFAAVAGLGYQFDMGLGVSAGYDYGLTSIDSGNRFDAQNRVIKVGLNYSF; encoded by the coding sequence ATGAAATTTTCACGCCTTTCGGGCGGCCTGGCCGCGGCTTGTCTTTTGATTTCTGCGGTTGCCGGTTCCGCTTCGGCACAGGGGGCCCGCGATGCCTACGGCAACCCCAAAGCCGCGCCGTCGCCCCGGCCTATGGGTACTGTGCGTCGTGCCTCCGTTGGTTCCCAGCCCTCCTATTCGGCTCCGGCCAGCAGTTCCACTTCCGGCGTTCGTTTTGGCTTCCGGGGCGGCCTGAACCTGTCCGACGTGCAGGGCGACGCCGTGAAAAGCTTCACCGACCTGGCCGGCTACGCTCCCGATGGCACCATCACGCGCCAGATGCGCCCGGGCTTCTACGCCGGCGTCTACGCCACCTTGCCCCTGGGCCCGAGCTTTGCCATTGAGCCCGGCGTTTCTTACTCCGAAAAAGGCACCGTGCTGCAAGGCAAAGTGCCCGTGCCCGCCCTCGACTTCCTGAACACGAAAGTTACCGGTACCGCCCGCCTCGCGTACGTCGACGTGCCGGTGCTGGCCAAGGTATTCGTTACGCCCGGCTTCTACCTGTATGCCGGCCCACAAGCCTCGTTCCTGGTCAGTGGCAAGGCCCGAGTGGAAGCTGGCGCGCTGGGCTTCACGGCCTACAAGCAGGACTTCGATATCTCCGACCAGATTCGCAAGGTTGACTTTGCGGCCGTGGCCGGCTTGGGTTACCAGTTCGACATGGGCCTCGGCGTGAGCGCCGGCTACGACTATGGCCTGACGTCAATAGACTCCGGCAACCGCTTCGACGCTCAAAACCGGGTGATTAAAGTTGGGCTGAACTACTCGTTTTAA
- a CDS encoding energy transducer TonB, which translates to MLPADSPFAPLPAPGPHPATAELRAYAAGTLAPAEQHRIEAHALECERCAELVDGFSMTNAATTDQALTALRTRLQARTQLPEPGPVGTRWVWPRLAAAAALVGAVAGGIWSWEHKTSSTIAAHVESAPRSPASPTARREAAPPRPGASPATAEATPPQAPAATDYAAVAPAQEQRAVRGRRPVRRSRVSAVASPKRPAVASRVAQSGRASAPAPVGTDETASSHVISSAMPAAVSKSSVSLAQNDEAAREKDTLPDSVAAARGATMAGQPARAKALSPSPNVAMARVAAAPMPAALAIKPAPVGGQAALHDYLRREAAAFEPEPNAPRLSGTVRLQIVVGADGKVSSLKVLRGLRADYDAEALRIVCDGPAWQPGVAGGRRAPLPVELTVAF; encoded by the coding sequence ATGTTGCCCGCTGATTCGCCTTTTGCCCCGCTCCCCGCTCCCGGCCCCCATCCGGCCACGGCGGAGCTGCGCGCGTACGCGGCCGGCACGCTGGCCCCGGCCGAGCAGCACCGCATCGAGGCGCACGCCCTGGAATGCGAGCGCTGCGCCGAGCTGGTCGACGGCTTTTCCATGACCAATGCCGCTACCACCGATCAGGCCCTGACCGCATTGCGCACCCGCCTGCAAGCCCGCACGCAGCTACCAGAGCCCGGCCCCGTTGGCACGCGCTGGGTTTGGCCGCGCCTGGCGGCCGCAGCGGCCTTGGTAGGCGCCGTAGCCGGTGGAATCTGGAGCTGGGAGCACAAGACCAGCTCGACCATTGCCGCCCACGTGGAAAGCGCTCCGCGCTCGCCCGCCAGCCCAACGGCTCGCCGCGAAGCTGCGCCACCGCGGCCCGGCGCGTCACCGGCCACCGCAGAAGCCACCCCGCCCCAAGCACCCGCAGCGACCGATTACGCGGCGGTGGCGCCCGCGCAGGAGCAGCGGGCGGTGAGGGGCCGTCGGCCGGTACGCCGCTCGCGAGTGTCTGCAGTTGCCTCGCCAAAGCGCCCAGCCGTGGCGAGCCGGGTAGCTCAATCCGGCAGAGCTTCGGCGCCCGCTCCAGTTGGCACCGATGAAACAGCTTCAAGTCATGTGATTTCGTCTGCCATGCCTGCGGCAGTTAGTAAGTCTTCCGTGTCCTTGGCCCAGAATGATGAGGCAGCTCGAGAAAAAGATACGCTTCCCGATTCCGTGGCCGCGGCGCGGGGCGCAACCATGGCTGGCCAACCGGCAAGAGCCAAAGCACTTTCACCAAGCCCTAATGTGGCAATGGCGCGCGTAGCCGCAGCTCCCATGCCGGCTGCGCTGGCCATTAAGCCCGCCCCCGTGGGAGGCCAGGCGGCCCTGCACGACTACCTGCGCCGCGAAGCCGCGGCGTTCGAACCCGAGCCCAATGCCCCCCGCCTGAGTGGCACGGTGCGCCTGCAAATCGTGGTGGGAGCCGATGGCAAAGTGAGCAGCCTAAAGGTCCTCCGGGGCCTGCGCGCCGACTACGACGCCGAGGCCCTGCGCATCGTTTGCGACGGCCCAGCCTGGCAGCCCGGCGTTGCCGGCGGCCGGCGCGCCCCGCTGCCGGTAGAGCTCACCGTCGCTTTCTAG